CACCGGCCACCTGGTGTGGAAAGCCATTCTGGCCGGCAAGCTGCTGGCAGAGAAAGGTATCAACGCAGAAATCATCAACATCCACACCATCAAGCCCCTGGATGCGCAGATGATTCTGGAGTCGGCGCGTAAAACGCGCTGCGTGGTTACCGCTGAAGAGCACCAGATGAACGGCGGCCTCGGCGACTCCGTGGCCCAGCTGCTGGCCCGCGAAGAGCCTCTGCCCCTGGAAATGGTAGCCGTGAACGACTCCTTCGGTGAATCCGGCACGCCCGATCAGCTAATGGAGAAATATGGCTTGAACGAAACTGCTATTATGGCGGCGGTGGAGAAGGTAATGGCGCGGCGGAAGTAATATATAATTGTGTTCGAAAAAGCCCCAGCAGCTAAGGAAGTTGTTGGGGCTTTTTTTATGAATAACGAACAGGGCTTTATACAGGTTGGGAAATAGAATTTCGTCTGCCCATAACCGCTGTTGATTGAAAATATTTTGATGAATTTAAGTACAAATGTTGATAGTTATTCGTCTGACCAAGCTGAAGCTGAGATTTGCAATTAGCTGATGTTACAATGTCTTGCCCAACTTGCATAAAACCCAATGTTGCCTGCTGTTTTTCTCACCGTCATCTTTTGTATGTGTCCCAAACTAATTTTCCGTCAAAGTCAATTTTATATTTTGTCTTTGCAAAATCGGTAAGCAAAATTCCGTCGCCTTCAAGTTTAAATTCTTCTTCGTTGTCTATACTTACAAAAATGTCTGCACCACCAAACTCCCATTTTTTATTTCCGTCTTTGTCAAGTTTTGTCACTTGAAGTTCTCCGTGTATAATGTAATCGTTTTGTTGTTTAAATATTTGAAAACAGGTTGCTTGGTCAGCTTGTGTTTTCCATTTTAAATAAAGGTCAGGAAGTGTCAAGCAAAATATTGTGTCGCAACAACAGAGCAATAATCGGTCGTTGTCAAGAAGCGACGAATTTTGATGAACGCCTGTCGCACCTCCTGAACCGATAACAATGCAACTGTTAATAATTTGGTCGCCTTTGTAAATTTTTACTCCGTGTTTGGAAGTAGGATATTCCGTTGCTCCGTCACCAAAGTAATGTTTTGAATAATTGAAATGATTGTCTGACGAGCCAAACTTATAGGTCGGTTCGTTAACCACTTCTAATGTCAAGTCTTTATAGTGATAACTGTTCATTTTTGGGTCGTCCTAAAATAGCAGGCAACATCTGTGTTTACGAAAGTATCCCATCCTCGGAGTTTCGGGAACCGGCGTTCTGTACGAAGCTAACTTTCGGGAAGCAGTATAAAGGAGCCTGCTTCCCGAAAGTTGATTCATTACAAACCCAGCGTATCAAGGGGTGAGGCGGGGCGGTTGTGTTGGGCAACATGCGTATAAATTTCAGTGGTTTTAATGCTGCTGTGCCCCAATAAATTCTGGATAATACGAATATCGGTACCGGCCTCCAGCAAATGAGTAGCATAGCTGTGCCGCAGCATGTGCAAGGTAACGGTTCGGCGAATACCGGCCCGTTCAGCGGCCTGTTTTACTACTAGTTGTAGGCTGCGTTCAGAATATGGTTCGCCGGGGCGTTGTCCTTCAAAGAGAAAGGTAACTGGCCGGAACTGCCGGTATTGCTCCCGGAGCAGTTGCAGCAGGCTATCGGGGAGCGGCAAGTCGCGGTCTTTTTTACCTTTGCCGGCCCGTACATACAGGACCATGCGCCTGGCATCAATGTCGGTAGGCGTCAGGGCCAATACCTCGCCCAGGCGCAGGCCTAATCCATAGGCCAGCATAAGCATAGCGCGGTGTTTGAGGTTGTCGGTGCTCAGCAGTAAATCCTTTACCTCCTCTTTGGCCAGCAGCTTTGGGTTTTGCAGCGGCCGCTTGGGCCGGGGCACCTCGTAGTATTGCCGGGGCTGGCCTTCCACCTGTTCGTAGTAGAATTTAATGGCGTTGATGAGGGTATTCTGATACGCTTCTGACAGGCCGGCGGCCACTCGCTGGGCCAGGTAATCCAGCACATCCTGCCTGCTCAGCTCCAGGGGGAGGCGCGGGGCGTGGTAGCTTATAAACTGCAGAAAAGCGCCCCGGTAGTTTTTCAGGGTTTGGGGGCTATA
The Hymenobacter sp. DG25B genome window above contains:
- a CDS encoding tyrosine-type recombinase/integrase codes for the protein MKPAVTLRLCESRTGFQVFFPYSDVVVRTALLAAGVRYSAPMRGYVLPATPEAVAQLQAACAPLGLALQVPPVPALAKELPAPTPQEALLSRYSQHIALKRYSPQTLKNYRGAFLQFISYHAPRLPLELSRQDVLDYLAQRVAAGLSEAYQNTLINAIKFYYEQVEGQPRQYYEVPRPKRPLQNPKLLAKEEVKDLLLSTDNLKHRAMLMLAYGLGLRLGEVLALTPTDIDARRMVLYVRAGKGKKDRDLPLPDSLLQLLREQYRQFRPVTFLFEGQRPGEPYSERSLQLVVKQAAERAGIRRTVTLHMLRHSYATHLLEAGTDIRIIQNLLGHSSIKTTEIYTHVAQHNRPASPLDTLGL